One genomic window of Burkholderia plantarii includes the following:
- a CDS encoding MFS transporter — protein MLGVFGIFHLTDRPEQAKWLSRDEKAWLANELEISRTKKSPTKKLNTLEALRQPVLWELIQGYVGIFCGNETVGGCLAQILHVYGVPLILINLVAEVSPLAGMMGMAILLRRSDRRKERIWHTVGCTLIAALGYGTVAASGSLSTALIGFVLANIGVYASLAIFWSIRRPTFHSRFDPP, from the coding sequence ATGCTCGGCGTGTTCGGGATTTTCCATCTCACCGACCGGCCAGAGCAGGCAAAGTGGCTCTCGCGGGATGAGAAGGCGTGGCTCGCTAACGAGCTCGAAATCTCGCGCACGAAGAAGTCACCGACCAAGAAGTTGAATACGCTAGAGGCGCTGCGCCAGCCTGTCCTTTGGGAGCTCATCCAGGGTTACGTGGGTATCTTCTGCGGTAATGAAACAGTCGGAGGCTGCTTAGCGCAAATCCTGCACGTCTACGGCGTGCCGCTCATTCTTATCAACCTGGTAGCGGAGGTCTCGCCACTTGCCGGCATGATGGGTATGGCGATTCTGTTGCGCCGTTCCGACCGTCGGAAGGAGCGAATATGGCACACCGTCGGATGCACGCTTATTGCGGCGCTCGGGTATGGGACTGTCGCCGCATCCGGCAGCCTGTCGACGGCGCTCATCGGCTTCGTGCTCGCCAACATCGGCGTCTATGCATCGTTGGCCATCTTCTGGTCGATTCGCAGACCTACCTTCCACAGCAGATTCGACCCGCCGTGA